CTCAGCCGCGAACGGGTCTCGCACTGGCTGCGCGCCGGCGCCCAGCCGTCCGCGACGGTCGGGCAACTGCTCGCCCACGTGGGCATCGACCCCAAGGGCAACGAGGTGGCCCCGAAGCCGTGGCACAAGAAACGCCAAGCGCCGCCGCCGGCCGCCAAGAAGGTCGCAGAGGCAAAGGCGGAGGCGCCGGCC
The Planctomycetota bacterium DNA segment above includes these coding regions:
- the rpsP gene encoding 30S ribosomal protein S16, with translation MAVCIRLKRLGRRNRIYWRICATDKRMARDGRVLEELGAYDPHAKNEEKVTLSRERVSHWLRAGAQPSATVGQLLAHVGIDPKGNEVAPKPWHKKRQAPPPAAKKVAEAKAEAPAEPAKAEEEKPAE